ACGGGATGATCTCCTGGTAGACGTTGCCGGAAAACGGGTACCATGGGCGCTTGGCCGGATAGCCCTGCTCCCGGAACAGCGTGCTGTCCTCGTACCGCGCCTTCTCGCGGGTGACGCGCACGCCGAACGCCTTGAGCGCGCCGGGATGCATCTCCTTGAACTGGTAGACGTTGCCCGGCTTGCCGCCGAACTCGTGCCAGTGGCCGCCTCCGTTGGACAGGCCGCCCTTGTGGTCCGGGTTGCCGATCAACAGGTTGAGCAGGATCACGGCCGAACCGGCGTAGTAGCCGTCGGCGTGCTGGACCGGGCCGCGGTACAGTTCGACCGCGGCGCGCTTGCCGTGGCTGGTGAGTTCGCGCGCCACGCGCTCGATCTGCCGGCGCGGAACGCCGGTGATCGCCTCGACCTCGTCGAGGTCGCGGGCGAACGCCTGCTCCTTGACCAGTTGCAGCGCCGTCTTGACCTCGTGGTCGCCCAGGCGCGTCGCGACGAACAGGTCGCCTTCCACCGGCGTCGACGCGTCCTCGGGATCGACCGCGACCGGCGTGCCGCCCCGCATCACGACCACCTGCGCGTCGGTGCCCAACGGCGCCCCCCCGACGGTCACCTCGGACGCCTTCAACAGCCGCCGTCCCTCACCCTCCTCGATCACCACGAGGTGCGTCGCGTTCGTCCAGCACGGCTCGCCGTCCGCGGCGGCCGCGGCCTTGTTTGCGTTCTCGAGGAACCGCGCGTCGAACCGGCCGTTATCGAGCATCCAGCGGATCATGCCGAGCGCGAGCGCGCCGTCGGTTCCCGGCCGCACCGGCAGCCACCAGTCGGCCTTGGCGGCGTCGTTCGACAGCCGCGGATCGACCACGCACGTCTTCATACCGCGCTCGACCTGGCCAGTCGTGACCTTCTCCGCCATCGGCGTGAGGCCGAAGTTGGCGGTGAACGCGCCCGTACCCCAGAAGATGACGAACTGGCAGTTCGCCAGATCCGGCTTCATGTGGTGGAGCTTGTGGCCGCTGAGCATCGAATACGCGATGTGGTGCGACTGCTCGCAGATCGTCGTGTGCTCGAATGCGTTGATCGAGCCGAGCGCGTCGTGGGTGAAGCGCTTCATCAACTCCTTGCGCCCGTGTTCGATGCGCCCCGCGGCGAATACGAACTGGTTGTTCTTCGGCCCGAGGTCCGGGTGGTCCGGATCGATCAGCTTGTCGAGATGTTGCGCGTGCCGCTTCTTGAACTCGTCGACCGACAGCTCGCCCTTGGCGACGAGCGCGGCGTCGGCGGCGAGTTGCTTGGACACCTCCGCGTCGCGCAGCGCGATCACCTCGCTGAACCCGGGCACGTGGCGGTCCTCGCCGATGTCGGCAAACAACTTGCCGCCCTCGACCACTTCCTTGATGAACTGGTCGAACGAGATCGACTTCCAGCGGTTGGAGCCGCGCGGCCCGGTGCGCTTGAGCACGCGGCGCAGCCGGTACGGATCCGCGTAGGTCTGGATGCCGGCCTGGCCCTTGCCGCACAGCTTGCCGTCGGCGGTCGCGGCCTGCGCCGGCGGCGTGTCATACGGAAGGTGTGGCAGGTAGTTCTGCGGGCTGTAGGGATTGCCGGTGAGCTTGGCCAGCGTGCCGTCCCACGTCTTGGCCTTGATCTGGCAGTCGACGTGGCACTGCAAACAGGTCGAATACAGGATGTTCTCGGGCTTCGCGAGTTCGTAGTCGGGCGGAATCGGATCGCCCTTGGCCGCCGCGTCGTCGGACCACAGGGTCAT
The Deltaproteobacteria bacterium DNA segment above includes these coding regions:
- a CDS encoding twin-arginine translocation signal domain-containing protein, whose product is MSDNGKTTPVSRRDFIRTAALVGGAGAAVQTASMTLWSDDAAAKGDPIPPDYELAKPENILYSTCLQCHVDCQIKAKTWDGTLAKLTGNPYSPQNYLPHLPYDTPPAQAATADGKLCGKGQAGIQTYADPYRLRRVLKRTGPRGSNRWKSISFDQFIKEVVEGGKLFADIGEDRHVPGFSEVIALRDAEVSKQLAADAALVAKGELSVDEFKKRHAQHLDKLIDPDHPDLGPKNNQFVFAAGRIEHGRKELMKRFTHDALGSINAFEHTTICEQSHHIAYSMLSGHKLHHMKPDLANCQFVIFWGTGAFTANFGLTPMAEKVTTGQVERGMKTCVVDPRLSNDAAKADWWLPVRPGTDGALALGMIRWMLDNGRFDARFLENANKAAAAADGEPCWTNATHLVVIEEGEGRRLLKASEVTVGGAPLGTDAQVVVMRGGTPVAVDPEDASTPVEGDLFVATRLGDHEVKTALQLVKEQAFARDLDEVEAITGVPRRQIERVARELTSHGKRAAVELYRGPVQHADGYYAGSAVILLNLLIGNPDHKGGLSNGGGHWHEFGGKPGNVYQFKEMHPGALKAFGVRVTREKARYEDSTLFREQGYPAKRPWYPFSGNVYQEIIPSIAQGYPYPARILFLHKGTPVLATPAGHKQIEMLRDPAKIPLFIACDIVIGETSMYADYIVPDLTYLERWGTPHVTPDVVTKTSKVRQPVARPLTEEVEVDGEVMPLSLEAFLIAVAKRLGVSGFGKDAFGPGMPLDRPEDFFLKAVANMAVGDAPGDAVPDADAAELELFRAARRHLPASVFDEAKWKRAVKPELWPKVVYVLNRGGRFAPYESAYDGTLMKSKMAGMWHIFVEHVAEQKNSMSGKYFSGVPVWRGAYDCAGDPVEAGGDYPFALITYKEPFGGHSRTISNYWGNLGLVTTNHVLMNRRDAARLGLRDGQRVRLVSASNPKGAADLGNGQSVEIAGPLSVVEGIVPGAVAVSWHFGHWAYGSRPVEIDGVRVPGDARRAAGLCPNPVMQIDPKLGDVCLTDPIGASASFYDTRVAVVPA